The following are from one region of the Geoalkalibacter subterraneus genome:
- a CDS encoding glyceraldehyde-3-phosphate dehydrogenase: protein MSSSKEEQYFKDWKSREAVAESMLPVIGRLYRDHGVVTTVYGRSLVNCSVIDILKAHRFARQILENEISVRETAPVLEAMSKLELASARVDIGKLTVRYQTQGIDTDIDTFVRQELSQINTGKAALLSEPRDIVLYGFGRIGRLLARIFIEQTGGGDKLRLRAAVVRRGSKDDLIKRASLLRRDSVHGFFKGTIMVDEEENAIIANGNMIKLIYTDNPEDVDYTQYGIKDAILIDNTGKWRDREGLSRHLKAKGISRVVLTAPGKGDLPNVVYGVNNELLRDEEEIITAASCTTNAIVPVLKAVSDQFGIAHGHVETCHSYTNDQNLIDNYHNKNRRGRGAPLNMVITETGAAKAVAKALPELTGKLTGNAIRVPTPNVSMAILNLTLERETTVEELNRYLRDVSLDSPLQNQIDYTNSPEVVSSDFVGSTYAGVVDSLATIVNGERCVLYVWYDNEYGYSCQVVRMVEQMAGLEFSTYPR from the coding sequence ATGAGCAGCTCAAAGGAAGAACAGTATTTCAAGGACTGGAAGAGCCGCGAAGCCGTGGCCGAATCCATGCTGCCGGTGATCGGCCGGCTTTATCGCGATCACGGCGTGGTCACGACCGTTTATGGGCGCTCGCTGGTCAATTGCTCGGTCATCGACATCCTCAAGGCCCATCGCTTCGCGCGCCAGATTCTGGAAAATGAAATTTCCGTTCGCGAAACCGCTCCTGTTCTCGAAGCCATGTCCAAGCTGGAACTGGCTTCCGCCCGGGTCGACATCGGCAAGCTCACGGTGCGCTACCAGACCCAGGGGATCGATACGGATATCGACACCTTCGTGCGTCAGGAACTCTCCCAGATCAATACCGGCAAAGCCGCCCTGTTGAGCGAACCGCGCGATATCGTGCTGTACGGCTTCGGCCGCATCGGTCGCCTGCTGGCCCGCATCTTCATCGAGCAGACCGGCGGCGGCGACAAGCTGCGGCTGCGTGCCGCCGTGGTGCGCCGCGGCAGCAAAGACGATCTGATCAAGCGCGCCAGCCTGCTGCGGCGTGATTCGGTCCACGGCTTCTTCAAAGGCACCATCATGGTGGATGAAGAAGAGAACGCCATCATTGCCAACGGCAACATGATCAAGCTGATTTATACCGACAACCCAGAAGATGTCGACTATACGCAATACGGCATCAAGGATGCCATCCTGATCGACAATACCGGCAAGTGGCGCGACCGCGAAGGGCTCTCCCGTCATCTGAAAGCCAAAGGGATTTCCCGTGTCGTGCTGACCGCGCCGGGCAAAGGCGATCTGCCCAACGTGGTCTACGGCGTCAACAACGAGCTGCTTCGTGACGAAGAGGAAATCATTACAGCGGCCAGTTGCACCACCAATGCCATCGTACCGGTTCTCAAAGCGGTGAGCGATCAGTTCGGCATCGCCCACGGACATGTGGAAACCTGCCACAGCTACACCAACGACCAGAACCTGATCGACAATTACCACAATAAAAACCGTCGCGGCCGCGGCGCTCCCCTCAATATGGTCATCACGGAAACAGGGGCTGCAAAGGCAGTGGCCAAGGCGCTGCCCGAACTCACCGGCAAGCTGACCGGCAACGCCATTCGCGTGCCGACGCCCAACGTTTCGATGGCAATTCTCAACCTGACCCTGGAGAGGGAGACCACCGTAGAGGAGTTGAACCGCTACCTGCGCGACGTGTCTCTTGATTCGCCTTTGCAGAACCAGATCGACTACACCAACTCGCCCGAGGTGGTCTCCAGCGACTTCGTCGGCTCTACCTATGCCGGCGTGGTGGACAGCCTCGCCACCATCGTCAACGGTGAGCGCTGCGTTCTCTACGTCTGGTACGACAATGAATACGGCTACAGCTGCCAGGTAGTACGGATGGTGGAACAGATGGCTGGACTCGAATTTTCCACCTATCCCAGGTAA
- a CDS encoding ATP-binding protein, translating to MMNLHSINLDWDFLIERIDRLMDLTEEFLTRKLSDDIEADPQMFRTAVAFRWNHDGQLEALEHPDVVQREQLLGLDDHLERLHRNTHQFVAGLPANNILLWGERGTGKSSAVKSLLPVFAEQGLRMIEVHKEELYHLPAITRLLRSQPYRFILFCDDLSFDENEPGYRELKTLLQGGLEAPPPNMLIYATANRRHLMPERLDNNADSVEIHPEEAVAEKLSLSDRFGITLGFYPVDQPHYLDIVRHLARERELNISDEDLSQEALRWALSRGSRSGRVAHQFVDDLTGRLGLAALSRARKADNDQ from the coding sequence ATGATGAATCTGCATTCAATCAATCTCGACTGGGATTTTCTGATCGAACGCATCGATCGGCTGATGGACCTGACGGAAGAATTCCTCACCCGCAAACTCTCTGACGACATCGAAGCCGATCCGCAGATGTTCCGAACAGCCGTCGCCTTCCGCTGGAACCATGATGGACAGCTCGAAGCCCTTGAGCATCCGGACGTGGTGCAGCGCGAGCAGTTGCTCGGCCTCGACGACCACCTCGAACGCCTGCACCGCAATACCCACCAGTTCGTGGCGGGACTGCCCGCCAACAACATCCTGCTGTGGGGCGAGCGCGGCACCGGCAAGTCCTCCGCGGTCAAAAGCCTGCTGCCGGTTTTTGCCGAACAGGGGCTGCGCATGATCGAAGTCCACAAGGAAGAACTCTACCATCTGCCAGCCATCACGCGCCTGCTGCGAAGCCAGCCCTACCGCTTCATCCTGTTCTGCGACGACCTCTCCTTCGATGAGAACGAGCCCGGCTATCGTGAACTTAAAACCCTGCTGCAGGGAGGATTGGAGGCGCCGCCGCCCAATATGCTGATCTACGCCACCGCCAACCGCCGCCACCTGATGCCGGAACGCCTGGATAACAACGCCGATTCAGTCGAGATTCATCCGGAGGAGGCCGTGGCGGAAAAGCTCTCCCTCTCCGACCGCTTCGGCATAACGCTTGGTTTCTATCCCGTCGATCAGCCGCACTATCTCGACATCGTTCGTCACCTGGCCCGCGAGAGAGAGTTGAACATCAGCGATGAAGACCTCTCACAGGAAGCTCTCCGCTGGGCGCTGTCCCGCGGGTCACGCTCAGGGCGAGTCGCGCATCAGTTCGTCGACGACCTGACCGGCCGCCTCGGATTGGCGGCCTTGAGCCGGGCCCGAAAAGCAGACAACGATCAGTGA
- a CDS encoding cytochrome c3 family protein, which produces MKKWYSVALCAVILLSPFDTSAKRIADEVLIPVAETGSVRFSHYRHIEVLGNNCVICHNDIFHIQPEKNPTFTMADMAEGKSCGACHNGREAFGVSGNCSPCHPTRDVSFEIPDFEDVTFSHDEHTFLYGCVECHPDLFLPQPDNPAVSMESMKKGESCGACHDDSTAFSVAGNCEQCHHQ; this is translated from the coding sequence ATGAAAAAATGGTATTCGGTCGCGCTCTGCGCGGTCATTCTGTTATCACCCTTCGACACCTCGGCAAAACGCATCGCCGATGAGGTGCTTATACCAGTAGCCGAAACCGGCTCCGTCCGCTTCAGCCATTATCGCCACATCGAAGTGCTGGGCAATAACTGCGTCATCTGTCACAACGACATCTTTCACATTCAGCCCGAAAAAAATCCCACCTTTACCATGGCGGATATGGCGGAGGGCAAAAGTTGCGGCGCCTGCCACAATGGCCGTGAAGCGTTCGGAGTGAGCGGCAATTGCAGCCCCTGCCACCCCACCCGGGATGTTTCCTTTGAAATCCCGGATTTTGAAGATGTCACATTCAGCCATGACGAACACACCTTCCTATACGGATGCGTTGAATGCCACCCCGATCTGTTCCTGCCCCAACCCGACAATCCTGCGGTCAGCATGGAAAGCATGAAAAAAGGGGAATCCTGTGGGGCCTGCCATGATGATTCGACCGCATTCTCGGTAGCCGGCAACTGCGAGCAGTGCCATCATCAGTAA
- a CDS encoding J domain-containing protein: MTASLHENEVLKACRTLFGPDVWLDRHFLGYLQPDGVRAAYRQRAKETHPDRFPGEQRIQKLQAEHFHAVHHAYDLVRSFLAQRDQAGLKFSTSRTSHQREQPPPHAHPHREKPAHSGSGPIPSRAYEIGSYLYAAGAIGYHALIEALVWQRRQRPPVGETARRWGWLDEQTIRRIMLHRSRHCRRFGEKAVEMGLLTPFQVRTLLFHQRSRHQKLGQYFVQQGYLSAEELDALVQQMHGHNARVHLHAGPRRSAS, translated from the coding sequence ATGACCGCCAGCCTTCATGAAAATGAGGTTCTCAAGGCCTGCCGCACCCTGTTCGGGCCCGATGTCTGGCTGGATCGTCATTTTCTGGGGTATCTTCAGCCCGACGGTGTCAGGGCGGCCTATCGCCAGCGCGCAAAGGAGACCCACCCTGACCGTTTTCCAGGCGAACAGCGGATCCAGAAGCTGCAGGCCGAGCACTTTCATGCCGTGCATCACGCCTACGATCTGGTTCGCTCCTTTCTGGCCCAACGTGACCAGGCGGGCTTGAAATTCAGCACCAGCAGAACGTCGCACCAGAGGGAACAACCGCCTCCCCATGCTCACCCGCACCGCGAGAAGCCTGCGCACAGCGGCAGTGGGCCGATTCCGTCGCGCGCCTATGAAATCGGCTCTTATCTCTACGCGGCCGGGGCCATCGGCTATCACGCGCTGATAGAAGCGCTGGTGTGGCAGCGCCGCCAACGCCCGCCCGTGGGAGAGACCGCCCGCCGATGGGGCTGGCTCGACGAGCAGACCATCCGGCGCATCATGCTGCACCGCAGCAGGCACTGCCGCCGCTTCGGCGAAAAGGCTGTGGAGATGGGGCTACTCACCCCCTTTCAAGTGCGCACCCTGCTGTTTCACCAGCGCAGCCGCCATCAGAAACTGGGGCAGTATTTCGTGCAGCAGGGCTATTTGAGCGCTGAAGAACTCGATGCCCTGGTGCAGCAGATGCACGGCCACAACGCTCGGGTTCACCTGCACGCCGGCCCGCGACGCAGCGCGTCCTGA